One genomic region from Ornithinimicrobium flavum encodes:
- the pyrE gene encoding orotate phosphoribosyltransferase — MSHRDRLLQLIKDLAVVHGRVTLSSGREADYYVDLRRITLHGEAAPLVGEVMLDLVEDLQIHAVGGLTMGADPVATAMLHAAARRGRALDAFVVRKSEKAHGLQQRIEGPAVSGRRVLVVEDTSTTGGSPLTAVEAVREAGGEVVAVAVIVDRASGAREKIQAQGLDYRAAFGLDDLGLG; from the coding sequence ATGAGCCACCGCGACCGCCTGCTGCAGCTGATCAAGGACCTGGCCGTCGTGCACGGCCGGGTGACCCTGTCGTCGGGGCGGGAGGCCGACTACTACGTCGACCTGCGTCGCATCACGCTGCACGGGGAGGCCGCCCCGCTGGTGGGCGAGGTGATGCTGGACCTGGTCGAGGACCTGCAGATCCACGCGGTCGGCGGGCTGACGATGGGTGCGGACCCGGTGGCGACCGCCATGCTGCACGCCGCCGCGCGGCGGGGTCGGGCGCTGGACGCGTTCGTGGTGCGCAAGAGCGAGAAGGCGCACGGCCTGCAGCAGCGGATCGAGGGTCCCGCGGTGAGCGGTCGTCGCGTGCTGGTCGTGGAGGACACCTCCACCACCGGCGGCTCCCCGCTGACCGCGGTCGAGGCGGTCCGCGAGGCCGGCGGCGAGGTCGTCGCCGTCGCGGTCATCGTCGACCGGGCCAGCGGTGCCCGGGAGAAGATCCAGGCCCAGGGCCTGGACTACCGCGCCGCGTTCGGTCTCGACGACCTCGGGCTCGGGTGA
- a CDS encoding MFS transporter codes for MSRSPARERAPGVWSTPGMVTLAALSFCGFAGYAALLPVAPLWVVRGGSDSAGAGLVNFVLLAATVATQFAVPALVRRLGWGPALTGGLVLLGAPSLLHVLTADLGVTLALSAVRGVGFGVLTVAASAAAVLLVEPARRGAAIGAYSLALALPNVLLMPTGGWVADTLGFGWVFGVGALPLLGVPAALALARHLPERSTHAAGPGVAATGPTGTPATGTHTTAAGMSTATAATRTTYLALLAPTAVLLSVTLAGGAIITFAPQLVQVPWLSAVGLLALGLTSTLTRWRIGAVADRIGGQRLLLPFLGLLVLSLLALAWLVRDPVGPGSALWWVLACAAVGVSYGALQNLTMLQAFAAAGPRRVGAASAVWNAGYDTGTAVGSLLVGAVAVVAGFGWAMALTAALCLLAVPLALRPRS; via the coding sequence GTGAGCCGGTCGCCGGCGCGCGAGCGCGCGCCCGGCGTGTGGTCCACCCCGGGGATGGTGACCCTGGCCGCCTTGTCGTTCTGCGGGTTCGCCGGGTATGCCGCGCTCCTGCCGGTCGCGCCGCTCTGGGTGGTCCGCGGAGGCTCCGACAGCGCCGGCGCCGGTCTGGTCAACTTCGTCCTGCTCGCGGCGACCGTGGCCACCCAGTTCGCCGTGCCCGCCCTGGTCCGCCGGCTGGGGTGGGGGCCGGCGCTCACGGGCGGGCTGGTGCTGCTGGGTGCGCCCTCGCTCCTGCACGTCCTCACCGCTGACCTCGGGGTGACCCTGGCTCTGTCCGCCGTCCGCGGCGTCGGCTTCGGCGTCCTCACCGTGGCCGCCAGCGCGGCCGCGGTCCTGCTCGTCGAGCCGGCCCGCCGGGGCGCGGCGATCGGGGCCTACTCCCTGGCACTGGCGCTGCCCAACGTGCTGCTCATGCCGACCGGGGGATGGGTCGCCGACACGCTCGGCTTCGGGTGGGTCTTCGGCGTCGGGGCCCTGCCCCTGCTCGGGGTGCCGGCGGCCCTCGCGCTGGCGCGCCACCTGCCGGAGCGCTCCACGCACGCCGCCGGGCCGGGGGTGGCCGCGACGGGACCCACCGGGACGCCCGCCACCGGGACGCACACGACCGCGGCGGGCATGTCCACCGCGACGGCGGCCACCCGCACCACCTACCTGGCCCTGCTGGCGCCCACGGCCGTCCTGCTGTCGGTCACCCTCGCCGGCGGGGCGATCATCACCTTCGCGCCGCAGCTGGTGCAGGTGCCCTGGCTGTCCGCGGTCGGGCTGCTCGCGCTCGGCCTGACCTCGACCCTCACCCGCTGGCGGATCGGGGCGGTCGCGGACCGGATCGGCGGGCAGCGTCTGCTCCTGCCCTTCCTCGGCCTCCTCGTCCTCAGCCTGCTGGCCCTGGCCTGGCTGGTGCGGGACCCCGTGGGACCGGGCTCGGCCCTCTGGTGGGTGCTGGCGTGCGCGGCGGTGGGGGTGAGCTACGGCGCGCTGCAGAACCTCACCATGCTGCAGGCCTTCGCCGCCGCCGGGCCCCGACGGGTGGGGGCCGCGAGCGCGGTGTGGAACGCCGGCTACGACACCGGCACCGCGGTGGGCTCGCTGCTCGTCGGCGCTGTCGCCGTGGTGGCCGGCTTCGGGTGGGCGATGGCCCTGACCGCGGCGCTGTGCCTGCTGGCCGTCCCCCTCGCGCTGCGCCCGCGCTCCTGA
- a CDS encoding deoxyribonuclease IV, translated as MTTLALGAHVDQTDPVAEAQARGISMVQFFLGDPQSYKGPQVAHEGGAEGLRAAAESAGVDLYVHAPYLINVATLNNRIRIPSRKLLQQHVDAAAEIGAKALIVHGGHVGVEDDPEKGFDNWRKAIEATDLLVPVLLENTAGGDNAMARHLDRIARTWEAIQAAEGAEMVGFCLDTCHAWAGGIELGDVVEQIRGITGRIDLVHANDSRDAAGSGADRHTSLGAGQIPEDELADVLRAAGAPVMLETPGQDLHAADLAWLRERL; from the coding sequence ATGACCACCCTCGCCCTCGGAGCCCATGTCGACCAGACCGACCCCGTCGCCGAGGCGCAGGCCCGGGGGATCTCGATGGTGCAGTTCTTCCTCGGGGACCCGCAGAGCTACAAGGGTCCCCAGGTCGCGCACGAGGGTGGCGCCGAGGGGCTGCGGGCGGCCGCGGAGTCGGCGGGGGTGGACCTCTACGTCCACGCCCCCTACCTCATCAACGTCGCCACCCTCAACAACCGCATCCGGATCCCCTCGCGCAAGCTGCTCCAGCAGCACGTGGACGCCGCGGCCGAGATCGGGGCGAAGGCCCTGATCGTGCACGGCGGTCACGTCGGGGTGGAGGACGACCCCGAGAAGGGCTTCGACAACTGGCGCAAGGCGATCGAGGCCACCGACCTGTTGGTCCCGGTGCTGCTGGAGAACACCGCCGGCGGGGACAACGCGATGGCCCGCCACCTGGACCGCATCGCCCGGACGTGGGAGGCGATCCAGGCGGCCGAGGGGGCCGAGATGGTCGGCTTCTGCCTGGACACCTGCCACGCCTGGGCCGGCGGCATCGAGCTCGGGGACGTGGTGGAGCAGATCCGGGGCATCACGGGCCGGATCGACCTGGTCCACGCCAACGACTCCCGGGACGCGGCCGGGTCGGGGGCCGACCGGCACACCAGCCTGGGGGCGGGGCAGATCCCCGAGGACGAGCTGGCCGACGTCCTCCGGGCCGCGGGTGCCCCGGTCATGCTGGAGACCCCCGGCCAGGACCTGCACGCCGCGGACCTCGCGTGGCTGCGCGAGCGTCTCTGA
- a CDS encoding exodeoxyribonuclease III, whose protein sequence is MRIATFNCNSVRSRVDRILAFLDRHEVDVLALQETKCKDEQFPLLPFEAAGYEVAHVGHSQWNGVAVVSRVGLEDVEVGFPGQPGWGEPAEAEARALGATCAGVRVWSLYVPNGRSLADPHLRYKLDWLAALREAGARWLAEAPDAAIALMGDWNIAPTDDDVWSVEFYQGRTHTSPPERAAFEEVVRAGFTDVVRPHTPGPGVYTYWDYTQLAFPKRRGMRIDFCLGSPALADRVEHAFIDREERKGKGASDHAPVVVDLS, encoded by the coding sequence ATGCGCATCGCCACCTTCAACTGCAACTCGGTCCGCAGCCGGGTCGACCGGATCCTCGCCTTCCTGGACCGGCACGAGGTGGACGTCCTGGCCCTCCAGGAGACCAAGTGCAAGGACGAGCAGTTCCCCCTGCTGCCCTTCGAGGCGGCCGGCTACGAGGTGGCCCACGTCGGGCACTCGCAGTGGAACGGCGTGGCGGTGGTCAGCCGCGTGGGGCTCGAGGACGTCGAGGTCGGCTTCCCCGGGCAGCCGGGGTGGGGCGAGCCGGCCGAGGCGGAGGCCCGCGCCCTGGGCGCGACCTGCGCGGGCGTGCGGGTATGGAGTCTCTACGTCCCCAACGGTCGCTCGCTGGCCGACCCGCACCTGCGCTACAAGCTCGACTGGCTCGCCGCCCTGAGGGAGGCGGGCGCCCGCTGGCTCGCCGAGGCGCCGGACGCGGCCATCGCGCTCATGGGCGACTGGAACATCGCGCCCACCGACGACGACGTGTGGTCGGTCGAGTTCTACCAGGGCAGGACGCACACGAGCCCGCCGGAGCGCGCGGCCTTCGAGGAGGTCGTGCGGGCGGGGTTCACGGACGTCGTGCGACCGCACACGCCGGGGCCCGGGGTCTACACCTACTGGGACTACACCCAGCTCGCCTTCCCCAAGCGCCGCGGGATGCGCATCGACTTCTGCCTGGGGTCGCCGGCCCTCGCCGACCGGGTCGAGCACGCCTTCATCGACCGGGAGGAGCGCAAGGGCAAGGGCGCCAGCGACCACGCCCCCGTCGTCGTCGACCTCAGCTGA
- a CDS encoding LppX_LprAFG lipoprotein — protein MTRAGSRPTRPAGLVLALSAALALSGCSGGGDDDAATTSTPPPPTAQDRLEQAHDVVVEAGSLQLTLTGTDLPESENSYIISATGGGTMEPPAFDGTITARLAGVQADVPTVALDGELWVKLPYVPAHVQTDPAQLGVPDPATLFDPETGLVSLLEDTVDPEFGPRARAGEEIVQEVVGTLPGEVVTALLHAGDDSADFDVTYGLVEETWEVRTVEITGPFYPPATSTYTVTLDSYGVPVTVTRP, from the coding sequence ATGACGCGCGCCGGCTCCCGCCCCACCCGACCGGCGGGGCTGGTGCTCGCCCTGTCCGCCGCCCTCGCCCTGTCCGGCTGCAGCGGCGGTGGGGACGACGACGCGGCCACCACCTCGACGCCGCCGCCCCCCACGGCGCAGGACCGGCTCGAGCAGGCCCACGACGTCGTCGTCGAGGCCGGGTCCCTCCAGCTGACGCTGACCGGGACCGACCTGCCGGAGAGCGAGAACTCCTACATCATCAGCGCGACCGGTGGCGGCACGATGGAGCCGCCCGCCTTCGACGGCACCATCACCGCCCGGCTGGCGGGGGTGCAGGCCGACGTCCCGACGGTGGCGCTGGACGGCGAGCTGTGGGTCAAGCTGCCCTACGTGCCGGCGCACGTGCAGACCGACCCGGCCCAGCTGGGCGTGCCCGACCCGGCCACCCTCTTCGACCCCGAGACCGGTCTGGTCTCCCTCCTGGAGGACACCGTCGACCCCGAGTTCGGGCCCCGCGCCCGGGCGGGGGAGGAGATCGTCCAGGAGGTCGTGGGGACGCTGCCGGGGGAGGTCGTCACCGCACTGCTCCACGCCGGGGACGACAGCGCCGACTTCGACGTGACGTATGGCCTGGTGGAGGAGACCTGGGAGGTGCGCACGGTGGAGATCACCGGCCCGTTCTACCCGCCGGCGACCTCCACCTACACCGTGACGCTCGACAGCTACGGCGTGCCGGTCACCGTCACGCGACCCTGA
- a CDS encoding MFS transporter gives MGTGEGPTVPRGARALLTVAALAVALAAADTYVVVLALTDMMAGVGVGIESLQRGTPIISGFLLGYIAVLPLIGRLSDLVDRRRILLWCLVVFIVGSAVTAVAVELPVMVAGRFLQGLGGGGLVPATLALVADLWPPHRRGMPLGVVGGVQELGSVLGPLLGAVVLAVAGWREIFWLNVVLGALCLAGIWLLRPGPGSSAPDAGVRPPRRARRRSWATATAYLLAAVAAVLWTLTLWAPEALTTSIELGSPFVPLDGGTSRVLTPVGLTAAAVTLLLVGVTSPRWLPLLLRADLLGASLLALALACLVLTFSTADPETEVLGPWGLWLLPLGVASALGFLVRQRTARDPLVPQGVVRGRVWPALLVSLLVGAAIVAVVVDVPLLSRLTQGTDETDAALVLVRFLVAVPVGAVLGGWLLRRVGPGVVAAPGLALAAVSILAMAQWERSTLDAVVATTLPLVGAGLGVGLAIAPVNDAALADAVDDGHGTVSSLVVVARMVGMVVGLALLTSLGLRRFHQEVGALPDPTDTEALLDAAVVQVQTVLTGAGLAAGVAAVVALLLGLRRPGLAPTAGSRASVLPEVRTRGLRQRSRTRQYQWLQAP, from the coding sequence ATGGGGACGGGGGAGGGGCCGACCGTGCCGCGGGGGGCGCGTGCGCTGCTGACCGTCGCGGCGCTCGCCGTCGCGCTGGCCGCGGCGGACACCTACGTCGTGGTGCTGGCCCTCACCGACATGATGGCCGGCGTCGGTGTGGGCATCGAGTCGCTGCAGCGGGGGACGCCGATCATCTCGGGGTTCCTGCTCGGCTACATCGCGGTCCTGCCGCTCATCGGGCGGCTGTCGGACCTGGTGGACCGACGCCGGATCCTGCTGTGGTGCCTCGTCGTCTTCATCGTCGGCTCGGCGGTCACCGCGGTGGCGGTCGAGCTGCCGGTCATGGTCGCCGGGCGCTTCCTGCAGGGGCTCGGCGGGGGCGGTCTGGTGCCCGCCACCCTGGCCCTGGTCGCCGACCTGTGGCCCCCGCACCGACGGGGTATGCCGCTCGGCGTGGTCGGGGGCGTGCAGGAGCTCGGCTCGGTCCTCGGGCCGCTCCTGGGCGCGGTGGTCCTGGCCGTCGCCGGTTGGCGCGAGATCTTCTGGCTCAACGTCGTCCTCGGTGCGCTCTGCCTGGCCGGCATCTGGCTCCTGCGACCCGGGCCGGGCAGCTCAGCACCGGACGCCGGCGTCCGACCGCCCCGGCGGGCACGCCGCCGGTCCTGGGCGACGGCGACGGCATACCTGCTGGCGGCGGTGGCGGCCGTCCTCTGGACGCTGACCCTGTGGGCCCCCGAGGCTCTCACCACCTCGATCGAGCTCGGTAGCCCGTTCGTGCCCCTCGACGGAGGAACCTCGAGGGTCCTCACGCCTGTCGGGCTCACGGCCGCGGCGGTCACGCTGCTGCTGGTCGGCGTCACCTCGCCGCGCTGGCTCCCCCTGCTCCTGCGCGCCGACCTGCTCGGCGCGAGCCTCCTCGCGCTGGCGCTTGCCTGCCTGGTGCTCACCTTCTCGACCGCGGACCCGGAGACCGAGGTGCTGGGGCCCTGGGGTCTGTGGCTGCTCCCGCTCGGGGTGGCCTCGGCGCTCGGCTTCCTCGTCCGCCAGCGCACCGCCCGGGACCCGCTGGTCCCGCAGGGGGTCGTCCGGGGCCGGGTCTGGCCCGCGCTGCTCGTGAGCCTGCTCGTGGGTGCGGCCATCGTCGCCGTCGTCGTGGACGTGCCGCTGCTGTCCCGCCTCACGCAGGGCACGGACGAGACGGACGCGGCCCTCGTCCTCGTCCGGTTCCTGGTGGCCGTGCCCGTCGGGGCGGTGCTCGGCGGCTGGTTGCTCCGCCGGGTGGGCCCTGGCGTCGTGGCCGCCCCGGGCCTCGCGCTCGCCGCCGTGTCCATCCTGGCCATGGCCCAGTGGGAGCGCAGCACCCTCGACGCTGTCGTCGCCACCACGCTGCCGCTGGTGGGGGCCGGGCTGGGCGTCGGGCTGGCGATCGCGCCTGTCAACGACGCGGCCCTGGCCGACGCGGTGGACGACGGGCACGGCACCGTGAGCTCGCTGGTCGTGGTGGCCCGGATGGTCGGCATGGTCGTCGGTCTGGCGCTGCTGACCTCCCTGGGCCTGCGGCGCTTCCACCAGGAGGTGGGGGCGCTGCCCGACCCCACCGACACCGAGGCGCTGCTCGACGCGGCCGTCGTCCAGGTGCAGACCGTGCTCACGGGCGCGGGGCTGGCCGCGGGGGTGGCCGCGGTCGTGGCGCTGCTGCTCGGTCTGCGTCGACCGGGACTGGCGCCGACGGCGGGCTCCCGTGCTAGTGTTCTCCCTGAGGTGCGCACACGCGGGCTTCGACAGCGATCAAGAACGAGGCAGTATCAGTGGCTACAGGCACCGTGA
- the pstB gene encoding phosphate ABC transporter ATP-binding protein PstB, whose amino-acid sequence MSKRIDVKNLDIYYGDFHAVKNVTMTIEPRSVTAFIGPSGCGKSTFLRTLNRMHEVIPGARVDGEVLIDGQNLYARGVDPVEVRRQVGMVFQRPNPFPTMSIKENVLAGVRLNSRRISAKAADELAESALRGANLWNEVKDRLDKPGAGLSGGQQQRLCIARAIAIQPEVILMDEPCSALDPISTLAIEDLINDLKTDYTVVIVTHNMQQAARVSDRTGFFNLEATGRPGELVEYDTTQTIFNNPAQKATEDYISGRFG is encoded by the coding sequence ATGTCCAAGCGCATCGACGTGAAGAACCTCGACATCTACTACGGGGACTTCCACGCCGTGAAGAACGTCACGATGACCATCGAGCCCCGCTCGGTCACCGCCTTCATCGGGCCCTCCGGCTGCGGCAAGTCGACCTTCCTGCGGACCCTGAACCGCATGCACGAGGTCATCCCCGGGGCCCGTGTCGACGGCGAGGTCCTCATCGACGGGCAGAACCTCTACGCCAGGGGTGTGGACCCGGTCGAGGTGCGGCGGCAGGTCGGGATGGTCTTCCAGCGCCCCAACCCCTTCCCGACGATGTCGATCAAGGAGAACGTCCTGGCCGGGGTGCGGCTGAACTCCCGGCGCATCTCCGCCAAGGCCGCCGACGAGCTCGCCGAGAGCGCGCTGCGGGGCGCCAACCTGTGGAACGAGGTGAAGGACCGCCTCGACAAGCCCGGTGCCGGCCTGTCCGGCGGTCAGCAGCAGCGCCTGTGCATCGCCCGCGCCATCGCCATCCAGCCCGAGGTCATCCTCATGGACGAGCCGTGCTCGGCCCTGGACCCCATCTCCACGCTGGCGATCGAGGACCTCATCAACGACCTCAAGACCGACTACACGGTCGTCATCGTCACCCACAACATGCAGCAGGCCGCCCGCGTCTCGGACCGGACCGGCTTCTTCAACCTGGAGGCGACGGGCCGTCCGGGCGAGCTGGTCGAGTACGACACGACCCAGACCATCTTCAACAACCCCGCCCAGAAGGCGACCGAGGACTACATCTCCGGCCGCTTCGGGTGA
- the pstA gene encoding phosphate ABC transporter permease PstA, which produces MSTPLQVTPSGPRSRRKDHEGVVASSVRPTTGRPALVLAGGAVLLAVVLRLLDVHVGAAVAAGCAAYLLGVYVVYRALGGPRVAVDQLMRGLVHLAFALAVLPLLSLLWTVITLGSGRGLDLSFLWQTMNGVTGVHDQAYAEGSAPFVGGAFHAIVGTLVITGLATLISVPIGLFTAIYLVEYGRSGPLARWIRFFVDVMTGIPSIVAGLFAFALFASVFGLRDAKMGLAGAVALSVLMIPTVVRNSEEMLRIVPAELREAALALGVPKWRTIAKVVLPTAASGLASGITLSIARVIGETAPLLVAVGYARALNWNPLEGPMNTLAVYAYFMFTKPLSPAVRDPSLERAWAAALLLVLIVVALNLTARLIAKIFAPKTGR; this is translated from the coding sequence ATGAGCACCCCGTTGCAGGTCACCCCCTCCGGTCCCCGCTCCCGCCGCAAGGACCACGAGGGCGTCGTCGCCTCGTCCGTCCGTCCGACGACCGGTCGTCCGGCCCTCGTCCTGGCCGGCGGCGCCGTGCTGCTCGCCGTGGTGCTCCGGCTGCTCGACGTGCACGTCGGGGCCGCGGTCGCCGCGGGCTGCGCTGCCTACCTCCTGGGGGTGTACGTCGTCTACCGCGCCCTGGGCGGGCCCCGGGTGGCGGTCGACCAGCTCATGCGCGGCCTGGTCCACCTGGCCTTCGCCCTGGCCGTCCTGCCGCTCCTGTCGCTGCTGTGGACCGTGATCACCCTCGGGTCGGGCCGCGGCCTGGACCTCTCCTTCCTGTGGCAGACCATGAACGGCGTGACCGGGGTGCACGACCAGGCCTACGCCGAGGGGTCCGCCCCGTTCGTCGGCGGCGCCTTCCACGCGATCGTCGGCACCCTGGTCATCACCGGGCTGGCCACGCTCATCTCGGTGCCCATCGGCCTGTTCACCGCCATCTACCTGGTGGAGTACGGCCGGAGCGGACCGTTGGCCCGCTGGATCCGCTTCTTCGTCGACGTCATGACCGGCATCCCCTCCATCGTGGCCGGGCTCTTCGCCTTCGCCCTCTTCGCCTCGGTCTTCGGCCTGCGCGACGCCAAGATGGGTCTGGCCGGCGCCGTGGCGCTCTCGGTCCTGATGATCCCCACCGTCGTGCGCAACAGCGAGGAGATGCTGCGGATCGTGCCGGCCGAGCTGCGCGAGGCGGCGCTCGCCCTGGGCGTGCCCAAGTGGCGCACGATCGCCAAGGTGGTGCTGCCCACCGCGGCCTCCGGCCTGGCCTCCGGTATCACCCTGTCGATCGCCCGGGTGATCGGGGAGACCGCCCCGCTCCTCGTGGCGGTCGGCTACGCCCGGGCGCTGAACTGGAACCCGCTCGAGGGCCCGATGAACACGCTGGCGGTCTATGCCTACTTCATGTTCACCAAGCCGCTCAGCCCGGCGGTCCGCGACCCCAGCCTCGAGCGGGCCTGGGCCGCCGCCCTGCTGCTCGTCCTCATCGTCGTCGCCCTCAACCTCACCGCCCGGCTCATCGCCAAGATCTTCGCGCCGAAGACCGGCCGCTGA
- a CDS encoding HhH-GPD-type base excision DNA repair protein has product MTQTLHLVGEPEADRILSEHPFALLTGMLLDQQIPMEVAFDGPRKILDRLGSVDPAAIASTDPEEFIALCATPPAVHRFPRSMGQRVHDLAAAVVEAYDGDTAAIWTDGDPDGKEVLRRLKALPGFGDQKARIFLALLGKQRGLTADGWREAAGDYGRDGVRMSIADVTSDETLQQVRAWKKEKKAAAKASSA; this is encoded by the coding sequence ATGACCCAGACGCTGCACCTCGTCGGCGAGCCCGAGGCCGACCGGATCCTGTCCGAGCACCCGTTCGCCCTGCTCACCGGCATGCTGCTCGACCAGCAGATCCCCATGGAGGTGGCCTTCGACGGGCCGCGCAAGATCCTCGACCGGCTGGGGTCGGTGGATCCCGCCGCCATCGCCTCGACCGACCCCGAGGAGTTCATCGCGCTGTGCGCGACCCCGCCGGCGGTCCACCGCTTCCCGCGCTCGATGGGGCAGCGGGTCCACGACCTGGCCGCCGCGGTCGTGGAGGCCTACGACGGCGACACCGCGGCGATCTGGACCGACGGCGACCCGGACGGCAAGGAGGTCCTGCGGCGGCTCAAGGCCCTGCCGGGCTTCGGTGACCAGAAGGCCCGGATCTTCCTCGCCCTGCTCGGCAAGCAGCGCGGGCTGACCGCAGACGGGTGGCGCGAGGCGGCGGGCGACTACGGCCGGGACGGTGTGCGCATGTCGATCGCCGACGTCACCAGCGACGAGACGCTGCAGCAGGTGCGCGCCTGGAAGAAGGAGAAGAAGGCCGCCGCCAAGGCCTCGTCGGCGTGA
- a CDS encoding cold-shock protein: MATGTVKWFNSEKGFGFIEQDGGGADVFVHYSAIESSGYRELQEGQKVEFDVTQGQKGPQAEKVTPL; encoded by the coding sequence GTGGCTACAGGCACCGTGAAGTGGTTCAACTCCGAGAAGGGTTTCGGATTCATCGAGCAGGACGGCGGAGGCGCTGACGTCTTCGTCCACTACTCCGCCATCGAGAGCTCCGGCTACCGTGAGCTCCAGGAGGGTCAGAAGGTCGAGTTCGACGTGACCCAGGGCCAGAAGGGCCCCCAGGCGGAGAAGGTCACTCCTCTCTGA
- a CDS encoding SRPBCC family protein, producing the protein MATPAFEIDLLAPGPPEAVWERLWDLDRHTAAIPLTTVHGGTLRPGASFTARTGVGPVGFDDDMEVVEFDPPRHAVIVKVGRVLHGRIEVDLRPAGPDTRVRWRQTFGAAGVPDALARYAAPAVRAGYLTALRRLTRP; encoded by the coding sequence ATGGCCACCCCCGCGTTCGAGATCGACCTCCTCGCCCCCGGCCCCCCGGAGGCGGTCTGGGAACGGTTGTGGGACCTCGACCGGCACACCGCCGCCATCCCGCTCACCACCGTCCACGGCGGGACCCTGCGACCGGGGGCCAGCTTCACCGCCCGCACGGGGGTGGGGCCGGTCGGGTTCGACGACGACATGGAGGTCGTGGAGTTCGACCCGCCCCGGCACGCCGTCATCGTCAAGGTCGGCCGCGTCCTGCACGGACGGATCGAGGTCGACCTGCGGCCCGCCGGCCCCGACACCCGGGTGCGCTGGCGGCAGACCTTCGGTGCCGCCGGCGTGCCGGACGCCCTGGCCCGGTATGCCGCTCCCGCCGTCCGGGCGGGGTACCTCACGGCGCTGCGGCGGCTGACCCGCCCCTGA
- a CDS encoding SDR family NAD(P)-dependent oxidoreductase, producing the protein MGTALITGASAGLGREFAVQLAGRGHDLVLVARDAGRLEAVAATLRSTHGVQVEVLAADLADRAQLGTVAARVADEDRPVDLLVNNAGFGSRRGFVSGGLEEEERALDVMVRAVMVLSHAAAGAMRGRGRGAVLNVSSVAGYAVMGHYSAIKSYVTVLSEALATELAPHGVTVTALCPGFVRTEFHQRAEMNMSRLPEALWLDAGDVVREALDAVARGAVVCVPSVTYQGLVGLLRVAPRRLTRRVAGGLADRRRRGRARGR; encoded by the coding sequence ATGGGCACAGCGTTGATCACCGGGGCGTCGGCAGGGCTGGGCCGTGAGTTCGCGGTGCAGCTGGCGGGCCGGGGGCACGACCTGGTGCTGGTCGCCCGTGACGCCGGGCGTCTGGAGGCCGTCGCCGCCACGCTGCGCTCCACGCACGGGGTGCAGGTCGAGGTGCTCGCCGCCGACCTGGCCGACCGTGCCCAGCTGGGGACGGTGGCCGCGCGGGTCGCCGACGAGGACCGGCCGGTGGACCTGCTCGTCAACAACGCGGGCTTCGGCTCGCGTCGCGGCTTCGTCTCCGGCGGTCTCGAGGAGGAGGAGCGCGCGCTCGACGTCATGGTCCGTGCGGTCATGGTGCTCAGCCACGCGGCCGCCGGGGCGATGCGCGGCCGCGGACGGGGTGCCGTCCTCAACGTCTCCTCCGTCGCCGGGTATGCCGTCATGGGTCACTACTCGGCGATCAAGTCCTACGTCACGGTGCTCTCCGAGGCGCTCGCGACCGAGCTGGCCCCCCACGGGGTCACGGTGACGGCGCTGTGCCCGGGGTTCGTCCGCACCGAGTTCCACCAGCGGGCCGAGATGAACATGTCGCGGCTCCCCGAGGCCCTGTGGCTGGATGCGGGCGACGTGGTCCGGGAGGCGCTCGACGCGGTCGCCAGGGGTGCGGTCGTCTGCGTCCCGTCGGTGACCTACCAGGGCCTGGTCGGGCTGCTGCGGGTCGCCCCGCGCCGCCTCACCCGGCGGGTGGCGGGCGGCCTGGCCGACCGTCGTCGCCGAGGGCGGGCGCGCGGCCGCTGA